A region from the Phycisphaerales bacterium genome encodes:
- a CDS encoding efflux RND transporter periplasmic adaptor subunit — MTTSTMKHSFLTRFRTPAFAAALAMLTIASGCKKHAEGDGHDHGSKPPAKADDHAGHDHGGQEEGGGAHADEVKLTADAITRYGVKDEAAQLWILKPTVLTPARVAFNTEAMAHVGSPLRGRAVEVKVRLGDTVKAGQELVIIESPELGEAQADYLQKRTAVLTAGPAVELSKIAWERAKGLLEQSQGISLTEVQRREAEYKAAIANVKAAEAASMASENRLHLLGMKQEAVATLAASSEIAPRHAIKAAINGQVVQREVTLGELVGPDREALMILADTRLLWVLADVPEAKLAGIAVGAKAWITIGSTTGTSDGIAAPKFEGTVSFIAPLVDPTTRTAQVRIDVPASLENGLTLKPGMFAQAEIVASLPGGADPAPTIAVPDEAIQTVEGGPAIFVPVANEPNTFAKRAVTVGRPIGGLVPIYSGLVEGERFVIAGTFILKAELGKGSAAHEH, encoded by the coding sequence ATGACCACATCAACGATGAAACACTCATTCCTGACTCGCTTCCGCACACCAGCGTTCGCCGCAGCACTGGCGATGCTGACCATTGCCAGCGGATGCAAGAAGCACGCCGAAGGAGACGGTCACGACCACGGCTCAAAGCCTCCCGCGAAGGCCGACGATCACGCTGGTCATGATCACGGCGGTCAAGAGGAGGGAGGTGGTGCGCACGCGGACGAGGTCAAGCTGACGGCGGACGCGATCACGCGGTATGGCGTCAAGGATGAGGCTGCGCAGCTCTGGATCCTCAAACCCACGGTGCTTACGCCCGCGCGTGTCGCGTTCAACACCGAGGCGATGGCCCACGTCGGCTCGCCTTTGCGGGGACGCGCCGTTGAAGTCAAGGTCCGACTGGGCGACACGGTGAAGGCCGGGCAGGAACTGGTTATCATCGAGAGCCCTGAGCTGGGCGAGGCACAAGCCGACTATCTCCAGAAAAGAACGGCCGTCCTGACGGCCGGTCCTGCGGTCGAACTGAGCAAGATCGCCTGGGAGCGTGCGAAGGGGCTGTTGGAGCAGTCGCAGGGCATCTCGCTCACAGAGGTGCAGCGCCGCGAGGCCGAGTACAAGGCCGCCATCGCCAACGTCAAGGCCGCCGAGGCGGCTTCGATGGCCTCCGAGAACCGCTTGCACCTGCTCGGCATGAAACAGGAAGCGGTTGCTACGCTCGCCGCGTCGAGTGAGATTGCCCCGCGGCACGCGATCAAGGCCGCGATCAACGGCCAGGTCGTGCAGCGCGAGGTCACGCTCGGCGAACTCGTCGGCCCTGATCGCGAAGCTCTGATGATCTTGGCGGACACGCGGCTGCTGTGGGTGTTGGCCGATGTGCCCGAAGCAAAGCTCGCGGGCATTGCCGTGGGCGCGAAGGCGTGGATCACGATCGGTTCTACAACCGGCACAAGCGACGGTATCGCGGCCCCGAAGTTCGAGGGAACGGTCTCCTTCATCGCCCCGCTGGTGGACCCAACGACCCGCACCGCCCAGGTGCGGATCGATGTGCCCGCGTCGCTCGAGAATGGACTAACGCTTAAGCCGGGCATGTTCGCGCAAGCCGAAATCGTCGCCTCCCTCCCCGGCGGAGCAGATCCCGCGCCGACGATCGCCGTGCCCGATGAAGCCATCCAGACCGTCGAGGGCGGGCCGGCGATCTTTGTGCCCGTCGCCAACGAACCCAACACCTTCGCCAAGCGAGCCGTCACCGTCGGCAGGCCCATCGGTGGCCTGGTTCCCATCTACTCCGGCCTGGTCGAGGGCGAGCGGTTCGTCATCGCTGGCACGTTCATCTTGAAGGCAGAGCTCGGCAAGGGCTCCGCGGCACACGAGCACTAA